One genomic region from Rosa rugosa chromosome 1, drRosRugo1.1, whole genome shotgun sequence encodes:
- the LOC133724465 gene encoding bifunctional 3-dehydroquinate dehydratase/shikimate dehydrogenase, chloroplastic-like isoform X2 has product MELGADYVDVEFQVAHEFIDSIYGKKPDKFKAIVSSHNYQDTPSVEDLRDLVARMQATGADIVSITTTALDITDVARIFQITVHSQVPVIGLAMGERGLISRILCAKFGGYLTSGTLDSGIVSVPGEPAIKDILHVYNFRLIRPGTKLFGVIGKPISHSKSPLLYNEGFKSVGFDGVYLHLLVDDIANFLRTYSSTDFSGFSVGIPHKEAAVKCCDEVDPVAKSIGAVNCIVRRPTDGKLFGLNTDYFGSISAIEDGLRGSHDRGNTTGSPLAGRLFVVMGAGGAGKALAYGAKQKGARIVIIADREYDRARKLADEVGGDALSFAELENFHPEDGTVLANATPVGMQPNIDETPIPKHALRSYSLVFDAVYNPKMTRLLSEAAESGVTVVSGVEMLIGQAYEQFERFTGLPAPKELFRKVMENCL; this is encoded by the exons ATGGAGCTTGGAGCTGATTACGTTGATGTCGAGTTTCAG GTTGCTCATGAATTCATCGACTCCATATATGGAAAGAAGCCTGACAAGTTTAAAGCTATTGTTTCTTCTCACAACTATCAAGATACTCCATCTGTCGAGGATCTCAGAGATCTTGTTGCTAGAATGCAAGCCACTGGAGCTGACATAGTCAGCATCACAACCACTGCCTTGGATATTACTGACGTAGCACGCATTTTTCAGATAACTGTGCATTCTCAA GTCCCAGTAATAGGACTTGCAATGGGTGAGAGGGGCTTGATTTCTCGGATACTCTGCGCAAAATTTGGTGGTTACCTTACTTCTGGTACACTCGATTCAGGAATTGTTTCAGTTCCTGGAGAACCTGCCATCAAGGATATATTACATGTATACAACTTCAGACTGATAAGACCTGGTACAAAACTGTTTGGTGTTATTGGAAAGCCTATCAGCCACAGCAAATCTCCTCTTCTCTACAATGAAGGATTCAAGTCAGTAGGTTTCGATGGAGTTTATCTACATCTTTTGGTAGATGACATTGCAAATTTTCTCCGTACTTACTCATCAACTGACTTTTCTGGATTCAG CGTTGGAATTCCTCACAAGGAAGCTGCAGTTAAGTGCTGTGATGAGGTTGATCCAGTTGCCAAG TCAATAGGAGCTGTTAACTGCATTGTAAGGAGGCCAACTGATGGGAAGTTATTTGGCTTAAATACTGACTATTTTGGGTCTATTTCTGCTATCGAGGATGGACTTCGAG GTTCACATGATAGAGGCAATACCACTGGTTCACCTTTAGCTGGTAGGTTGTTTGTTGTCATGGGTGCCGGAGGTGCTGGAAAGGCGCTTGCTTATGGTGCAAAGCAGAAGGGAGCTAGAATTGTTATTATTGCCGACCGCGAATATG atCGAGCCAGAAAACTTGCAGACGAAGTTGGAGGAGATGCTTTGTCTTTTGCTGAATTAGAAAATTTCCACCCAGAGGACGGCACGGTTCTTGCAAATGCAACACCTGTCGGAATGCAACCGAATATTGATGAGACACCTATTCCTAAG caTGCTCTGAGATCATATTCGTTGGTGTTTGATGCCGTTTACAACCCCAAAATGACTAGACTTTTGAGCGAAGCTGCGGAGTCCGGTGTCACAGTTGTTAGTGGGGTTGAGATGCTCATTGGACAGGCATATGAACAGTTTGAGAGGTTCACCGGATTGCCTG CACCAAAGGaactgtttaggaaagttatgGAAAATTGCCTTTGA
- the LOC133724465 gene encoding bifunctional 3-dehydroquinate dehydratase/shikimate dehydrogenase, chloroplastic-like isoform X1, translating into MMGTSTLVCAPIMAETVRKMVSDMGKATALGADLVEIRLDYLKVFNSNEDLKTLIKESPLPTLFTYRPKWQGGQYDGDEKHRLDALRLAMELGADYVDVEFQVAHEFIDSIYGKKPDKFKAIVSSHNYQDTPSVEDLRDLVARMQATGADIVSITTTALDITDVARIFQITVHSQVPVIGLAMGERGLISRILCAKFGGYLTSGTLDSGIVSVPGEPAIKDILHVYNFRLIRPGTKLFGVIGKPISHSKSPLLYNEGFKSVGFDGVYLHLLVDDIANFLRTYSSTDFSGFSVGIPHKEAAVKCCDEVDPVAKSIGAVNCIVRRPTDGKLFGLNTDYFGSISAIEDGLRGSHDRGNTTGSPLAGRLFVVMGAGGAGKALAYGAKQKGARIVIIADREYDRARKLADEVGGDALSFAELENFHPEDGTVLANATPVGMQPNIDETPIPKHALRSYSLVFDAVYNPKMTRLLSEAAESGVTVVSGVEMLIGQAYEQFERFTGLPAPKELFRKVMENCL; encoded by the exons ATGATGGGGACTTCAACACTAGTTTGCGCTCCGATAATGGCGGAAACGGTTCGCAAGATGGTGAGTGATATGGGCAAGGCAACAGCCCTTGGTGCTGATCTAGTGGAGATTAGATTGGATTATTTGAAGGTCTTCAATAGCAATGAAGATCTTAAGACCCTAATTAAAGAATCCCCTTTGCCAACTCTTTTCACTTATAG ACCAAAGTGGCAAGGTGGTCAGTATGATGGTGATGAAAAACATCGACTGGATGCTCTTCGATTAGCGATGGAGCTTGGAGCTGATTACGTTGATGTCGAGTTTCAG GTTGCTCATGAATTCATCGACTCCATATATGGAAAGAAGCCTGACAAGTTTAAAGCTATTGTTTCTTCTCACAACTATCAAGATACTCCATCTGTCGAGGATCTCAGAGATCTTGTTGCTAGAATGCAAGCCACTGGAGCTGACATAGTCAGCATCACAACCACTGCCTTGGATATTACTGACGTAGCACGCATTTTTCAGATAACTGTGCATTCTCAA GTCCCAGTAATAGGACTTGCAATGGGTGAGAGGGGCTTGATTTCTCGGATACTCTGCGCAAAATTTGGTGGTTACCTTACTTCTGGTACACTCGATTCAGGAATTGTTTCAGTTCCTGGAGAACCTGCCATCAAGGATATATTACATGTATACAACTTCAGACTGATAAGACCTGGTACAAAACTGTTTGGTGTTATTGGAAAGCCTATCAGCCACAGCAAATCTCCTCTTCTCTACAATGAAGGATTCAAGTCAGTAGGTTTCGATGGAGTTTATCTACATCTTTTGGTAGATGACATTGCAAATTTTCTCCGTACTTACTCATCAACTGACTTTTCTGGATTCAG CGTTGGAATTCCTCACAAGGAAGCTGCAGTTAAGTGCTGTGATGAGGTTGATCCAGTTGCCAAG TCAATAGGAGCTGTTAACTGCATTGTAAGGAGGCCAACTGATGGGAAGTTATTTGGCTTAAATACTGACTATTTTGGGTCTATTTCTGCTATCGAGGATGGACTTCGAG GTTCACATGATAGAGGCAATACCACTGGTTCACCTTTAGCTGGTAGGTTGTTTGTTGTCATGGGTGCCGGAGGTGCTGGAAAGGCGCTTGCTTATGGTGCAAAGCAGAAGGGAGCTAGAATTGTTATTATTGCCGACCGCGAATATG atCGAGCCAGAAAACTTGCAGACGAAGTTGGAGGAGATGCTTTGTCTTTTGCTGAATTAGAAAATTTCCACCCAGAGGACGGCACGGTTCTTGCAAATGCAACACCTGTCGGAATGCAACCGAATATTGATGAGACACCTATTCCTAAG caTGCTCTGAGATCATATTCGTTGGTGTTTGATGCCGTTTACAACCCCAAAATGACTAGACTTTTGAGCGAAGCTGCGGAGTCCGGTGTCACAGTTGTTAGTGGGGTTGAGATGCTCATTGGACAGGCATATGAACAGTTTGAGAGGTTCACCGGATTGCCTG CACCAAAGGaactgtttaggaaagttatgGAAAATTGCCTTTGA